In Thiospirochaeta perfilievii, a single window of DNA contains:
- a CDS encoding ABC transporter permease codes for MDIILNLFPYAVAFTIPLLITSLGGLFSERSGVVNIGLEGLMVVGSFASAISINIYENFMPQTPAIWLGLLTAMILGGIFSLLHAFASINLNANQVISGTAINMIAGALTIFVARSFTGSGNIRITMGFNRWSIPLLKDIPLLGKMFFTNTYPSTWLVIIIVIASWFVIYKTAFGLRLRACGEHPQAADAAGIKVHNIRYLGVIISGAFAGLGGAIILVTYSGEFNGSVAGLGFLALAALIFGQWKPLGIVGATFFFGFASTVANVSQAVPALAQIPGIILKVFPYVMTLIALILFSKSSSAPRAAGEPFDSGKR; via the coding sequence GTGGAGTTGTAAACATTGGACTTGAAGGACTTATGGTTGTAGGTTCATTTGCTAGTGCAATATCAATAAATATTTATGAAAATTTTATGCCCCAAACACCAGCTATCTGGTTAGGTTTATTAACAGCTATGATATTAGGAGGTATTTTCTCCCTACTACACGCCTTTGCAAGTATTAACCTAAATGCTAACCAGGTAATAAGTGGTACAGCTATAAACATGATAGCTGGAGCATTAACAATTTTTGTAGCAAGAAGTTTTACAGGTAGTGGAAACATAAGAATAACAATGGGTTTTAACAGATGGTCTATCCCCCTGCTTAAGGATATTCCACTACTTGGTAAAATGTTTTTTACAAATACCTATCCATCAACCTGGTTAGTAATTATAATTGTTATAGCATCCTGGTTTGTAATATATAAAACAGCTTTCGGTCTAAGATTAAGAGCATGTGGAGAGCACCCGCAGGCAGCGGATGCAGCTGGTATAAAAGTTCATAATATTAGATACTTAGGTGTAATAATATCAGGTGCCTTTGCTGGTTTAGGTGGAGCAATAATTTTAGTAACATACTCTGGAGAGTTTAACGGATCAGTTGCAGGACTAGGATTTTTAGCACTAGCAGCACTAATTTTTGGTCAATGGAAACCCCTTGGAATTGTAGGAGCAACATTCTTCTTTGGATTTGCTAGTACTGTTGCAAATGTTTCCCAGGCGGTACCGGCTTTAGCACAAATACCAGGTATAATATTAAAGGTTTTCCCATATGTTATGACCCTAATAGCACTAATACTTTTCTCTAAAAGTTCCAGTGCTCCAAGGGCTGCTGGAGAACCATTTGATTCTGGTAAAAGATAA